The following proteins come from a genomic window of Nostoc sp. ATCC 53789:
- a CDS encoding CHAD domain-containing protein — translation MKLATQTTVKTLGDYAYQAIQKHFKKTLKWEKSVKKDEDPEALHQMRVGMRRLRTAVTRFGLAIDVPKPISDKNIGKIARRLGNLRDLDVLKESLETNYKPNLPHKEQESLQTAFNALAKQREDVLSSVQKTLKDESYKSLKEALDKWLDKPSYQPLASITIQQVLPDLLLPEVSNFLLHPGWLVGTQLVEAEVKIQKNWEPEKIEEQLTTQGEILHSLRKEAKRIRYQMELFTDLYGESYGAYMTEVKNIQEILGTMQDSAVLTDWLGKVFKSEIKTELPTLASLLTENRYQSWQQWQPLQERYLKVETRHSFHLTILHPLSGVIN, via the coding sequence ATGAAATTAGCCACACAAACCACGGTAAAAACTCTAGGGGACTACGCCTACCAAGCGATTCAAAAACACTTTAAGAAAACCTTGAAGTGGGAAAAATCAGTAAAGAAAGATGAAGATCCAGAAGCGCTTCATCAAATGCGAGTAGGAATGCGTCGTTTACGCACGGCTGTAACTAGGTTTGGACTAGCAATAGATGTACCAAAACCAATCAGCGATAAAAATATTGGTAAAATAGCCCGTCGTCTTGGTAATCTGCGAGATTTAGACGTACTTAAAGAAAGTTTAGAAACCAATTACAAACCAAACTTACCCCACAAAGAACAAGAATCTTTACAAACAGCTTTCAACGCTTTAGCTAAACAACGTGAAGATGTACTATCAAGTGTACAGAAAACGTTAAAAGATGAATCTTACAAGTCTTTAAAAGAGGCATTAGATAAGTGGTTAGATAAACCAAGTTATCAACCATTGGCATCTATTACTATCCAACAAGTACTACCAGATTTACTTCTACCAGAAGTGAGTAACTTTTTACTACATCCAGGTTGGCTAGTTGGTACTCAACTTGTGGAAGCAGAGGTAAAAATTCAGAAGAATTGGGAACCAGAAAAGATAGAAGAACAATTAACAACACAAGGCGAAATTCTGCATAGTTTGCGAAAAGAAGCTAAACGTATACGCTACCAGATGGAGCTATTTACAGACTTATATGGTGAGTCTTACGGAGCTTATATGACAGAAGTGAAAAATATCCAAGAAATTTTGGGTACGATGCAAGATAGTGCGGTCTTAACTGACTGGCTTGGCAAGGTATTTAAATCAGAAATTAAGACTGAGTTGCCTACTCTTGCTAGTTTGTTAACTGAAAATCGTTATCAGTCGTGGCAGCAGTGGCAACCCTT